The genomic region TAGAAAGAATACGGACCAAGCCATATTCACTTGATGCCAAATAGATTGCGAGCGGGGCTCTTTGAGGGTAATTTGCTTGCCCATCAGCACTTGGATCCAGTTCTTATTAAAAAACTGAGCACTAATGAATAGAGCGGCAGCAAAGAGCCAATATAAAGCGGTAGGTTTAAGTTGAATAAAGGTTTTATCGTGCAAGAAAATAGTGAGACTACCAAACACCAAAATCATCACAAGGCTGACCCACTGCATGGCATCTATTTTTCTGTGACGGTAATACACCCAGAGAATTTGTCCAATAGTAGCCACCATGGCAACAATCGTTGCGGTATAGATATCCGCATATTTAAAGGCGACAAAAAAGAGAATGATTGGGAATAGGTCAAATAGAAATTTCATAGGGGCATTATCCAGCTATTTGCAATCTAGCCTACATCACTTGGTTTGGCATTCTCTGAGGGTAAAAAACGGAGGGAAGCTGAATTAATGCAATAACGAAGCCCGGTTGGCTCTGGACCGTCGTTAAACACATGTCCTAAGTGTGCGTCACACTCAGTGCAACGTACTTCGATCCGCACCATGCCATGCGTCATATCCTTGATTTCGGTAATAGCCGGGCCATGCTTGGGAACGTTATAACTGGGCCATCCACAGCCAGCATCGAACTTACTAGAGGAATCAAATAGAGGAGTATTGCAACAAACGCAGGTGTATTGACCTTTGCTCCAGTGATCCCAGAACTCTCCTGTAAATGGATGTTCCGTTGCCGCTTCACGTGTCACGCGGTACTGAATATCACTTAACTCTTGCTTGTATTGCTGGTTTGTTTTTTTAGTCATGGGATCTAGCGTTCAATATGGATCGTTAAGAGGAGCAACTTACGGAAATTTTCTCTGCATTTTCTGAAGGTGGCTGAGCATAGGCCTCGTACTCCGGCTGTTCATCATAGGGATGACTTAGTAGAGTTAGCAGTAAAGTAGTCTCGGAATAATCTCCCTCTTGTGCTTTTTCTATAGCAGCCTGTGCGAGATGATTTCTTAAGATGTATTTTGGATTGATCTGATTCATCGCGCTTTTACGCCCTTGATCACTCGTAGGCTCACTCTGCAGTCTAGCGAGATAGTCTTTAAACCAGAGATCTATTTTTTCTCGATCGATAAATTCATCTCTCAATTGAATACTTCCTGCAGCAGCATCTTTCTTTATATCACTTAGCTTACGAAAGAAGCTCGTAAAGTCAACGTGGGAGTCATTCATGATTTGTAATAAGTTTTCAATCAAAGCAATATCTTCCGATTGCTCTGTTTTCAAACCCAGCTTACGCCTAAATATACTTTGCCATTCTTGAGCATACGTAATGGGAAAGGATTCTAAGGCGGTTCGTAAGAGCGTTTGCGCTTCTTCTTCAGAATGATCTAATTCAATCAGGGGTAGCATGGCACTGGCAAGGCAAGCCATATTCCAGTGCATGATTTGAGGCTGACGGTGATAGGCATAGCGCCCACCATGGTCACTGTGGTTACAGATGTGATCGATTTCAAATTGATCTAAAAATCCAAATGGGCCGTAGTCAATAGTCAGACCCAGCGCACTGATATTGTCGGTATTTAATACGCCATGACAAAAACCCACTGACTGCCACTGAGCTACTAACTTCGCATTACGATCTGCGATAGCCGTGAACAAGCTTAAGTAAGGTATCTTGCTTTGCTTGCATTCTGGATAAAAAGAGTCCAACAGTAGATCTGCTAATTCTTGAAGGCGCACAATATTTTCGGTCGAAGCGAAGTGCTCAAAGTGACCGATGCGAATAAAGCTTGGCGCTACCCTTGCACAGACTGCAGCCGTTTCTAACGTTTCTCTAACAACAGGTTTTTTTGATCCCACCACAGAAAGAGCGCGGCTTGTCGCTATCCCTAGAGCGTGCATCGATTCACTGCATAGAAATTCCCGAATAGAGGAGCGTAAAACAGCTCGACCATCACCCATGCGTGAGTAAAGCGTTTTTCCAGCCCCCTTGAGTTGCAGCTCTTGACCATGAATATCACCTAAAAGAATGGCGCGACCATCACCGAGCTGACCCGCCCACACGCCAAATTGATGACCACTATAGGCTGTGGCAATGGGGTCTTTAAACGCTATAGAATCAAGCGTCAATATATTGCCCGCTAAAAGTTCTAAACACTGCGGGTCACTGGGTAAACCTTCTGGGGTTAATTTCAAGCCAATCAAATCTGCTACGTCGGGTGAAAATGCAACCCAATACGGATCTGGCAGCGGGGTAGGTTGCGTGATTTGACAAACGTCGTCGCCGCGAAGAGTAAATGGCATATCTGTATTTTATGGGTAATTCCCATTCATCACAGAAGCCTTTAAAATAACCATATGAACGACAAAATACAGCTTAATCCCGAAACTCAGCTTGCTAATCTTGGCCAAGAACTGAATGTTCCATTTTTAAAGTTACTAGGGGTACGTTGCCTCAGTGCAGAACTGGGTAAGGGCGAGATTCTTCTGGCGCTCAAACCAGAACATACCAATACCTGGGATGTGGCTCATGGCGGTGTTTTATTAACGCTCATGGATGTCGCAATGGCGGTAGCGGCGCGCTCTGGTGACCCTGCTGATCGTAGCGTTGTCACTATAGAAATGAAGAATAACTTTATGCAAGCCGCTAATGGCATTTTGCGTGTTAAGGCCGATACCGTGCGTCGTACTGCCACGATGGCGTTTTGCGAAGCCAAACTCTATAACGATCAGGGTGAGGTTTGCTGTATGGCTACCGGCACCTTCAAATACCTGAAGCGCTTAGCTACTAAAAATGCGGATGGTGATCGAGTAATAAAAGAAGATCTACGCCAACAATCTGGCTCAGACTGACAGATTCGATCCTGGGGCGGCGCTCAGCTCACCCGTAATCACGTCATGCCCAATTGTGCCGCTTGCATCAAAGCGGCGTTCTACCATTTCAAAATTACCATCCTTACGCACTCTTAATAATGTGCTGGAACGCGTCCCATAGACCGGCGTTTTAATAAATGCAGCAGAGAGTGCTTTTTCCCATTCTGGATTAACGCCAGTACTAGGAAGTTCTTGCAGACTTGCTTCATGGGTATCTGCAAGTAGTTTTAAATATTGATCTGCATTCTTGAGTTCTCCTCTATCCATCGCTAGGGCTTGCGCAAATGCAGCGATACGGTGATTGACCTTTGGCCAAGGCGTATCCAGCATGGCATTAGATAGGCCATAAACGCCTGGATTTAAAGCTTGTTTAGGAAAAACTTTTCTTGGGCGAATCTGCTGCCCCATCATGAGGCGATTACTAACCCAGTGCATTTCTGCATTCTCAGGATTACTTAAATCCGCCATGAGCAGATTAAAACCGTTGTATTGCTCAAAACGCTTAGCGTTTTCTTGAATGTATTCGTGGGGCTGATGCTTACCTGTTAAGAAATCAACCGATAGTTCACCACGTGTTCTTGCATCCGGATTTTTTTCACTTGGCGCTCTGACATTCGTAAGAGCAGCAAAACGGCCTGTCTTTGTAAATCCTAACCAGGTACCCGGACTACCTAATACGTCCGCTCGGTCTCGACCGGCTAATACGTGAGGATGTTCATTCCACCATGCCATTGCTTCTGTATCGCGTTCGTAAAACTCATCGCGATTGGCCGCAACAACTAATGGATAGTCGGGGTGTGATTGCCAGGCAAAAAGGATGAGGCACATAGCAGAGTAACGGGACCTAAATTAAATCTCAATTAATGGGTAAGGCAGAGTATCTATTTGTAATACAGGGCCATCAGCGCCACCTAAATGAATCTGACCATTCTCAAGCGCTTCTAATTTGCACTCTACTTGAAGATCAATGCGGCTATCTTGATTTGGCGCATCGGCATTTCTAGAAGCTAGAACCACCATGCCACAGGGCTGAGTAGCATCCGCTGAATGGAATAGCTCGGTACCAGGCTTGCTGATTTCTAAGGCAGCGGGGCTGTCACTCAAATGTGCCAGCTGGAGACGTCGCTTCACTGCACCTCGATATTGACTACGCGCCACAATCTCTTGGCCGGGGTAACATCCTTTTTTAAAATCTACTCCCGATACGGACTCAAAGTTGATCATCTGGGGTACGAACTGTTCTTGTGTAGCAAGAACAATGCGCGGAATTGCGCTAATTACTTCTAAGGTGTTCCATTGGGCTAAGCCTTCTACATCACTTACAGTGTCATTGCCTTGGAACTTCTCTTGTGCCATGAGAATGCGCTTAAACGAATTTCCACCGCTCAAGACATCGGGCAATTGCAAAGCTAAAACTGCTGCTTCCTTATTTTCTAAAGCATGGACCTGTTCTCGGTTATTGAGATGGTATGCACCATAAATATTCCAATCATCAGAAGCATCAGTCACTTTGACTTTGGAACGCAGTACAAACATTGCCAGTCTTTTGGCAGTGCTTGCCGCAATATCTTTAGAAATAAATAAGGCAAATCGATCATCCGCATCAGAACTTTTTGGATATAGACCTAGCCATGCGCTCGACAAAAGACGTCCTTTGGGGGTGCAATAGCCCACTAAGCGAACAGCGCCGGCGCCTAAGGCAATTTCACCAGTCATCGTTCTCTTCAGACCCAGCACAGAATTGCTCAACTGACCCTGCAAGAGTGAGGCCGCATCAGGGCCTTCAACGAATATCAAACCCCATTCTGGAAGCAGGGTTAAACCTGAAGAGAGGTCAGATGGGGGAGAAGAGAGGATTTGGGAGCTGGTAGTCATGAGCTTTTATCATAGCGTGATGAGCAAAAAATTTCAGAGAAGATCGCTCTTCCGCAAAAAGCCCTCATTCAGAAGCCGATACTCTTACTTACTTCGCTTGCTCTTAGCGGTGGTAGCGCTATTGCTGACCTTATATGCGGCGATCTTTTTGTTGCCTGTAATTCCTAATGTCACCAATATCCCTGCAGATAGCAAAGCACTACCCAAAGAGTCTGCCTCGTATAAAGTCAAAATCTTGCCTCAATCAGGCCTATCGACTATATCTCGGCAGCTGGTCGATCAGGGCATAGAAACTTATCCTATTGTTTTTCAGATTGCTGCTCGGGCAATTTTTGTGGGTACAAGCCTCAAGCCTGGAACCTATCTGCTTCCCCTGAATGCCAGCCTGGGTAATGTGATTCTCCAAATAGCACGCGGAGATCGCATACGCGAAAGCATTGCCATTATTCCGGGAATGACGATTTGGCAATTACGTGCCGTCATAGATGCCCATCCCGCTTTGATTCATCAGACAAAAGGGATGAGCAACAAGCAATTGCTTCAGAGTCTTAATCTCAATTACCCGAGCGATGAAGGTATTTTCTTTCCCGATACCTATATTTTTGACCCAGATGATTCCGATCTCTTTATTTATAGGCGTGCAGCCCAAGCAATGCAAAAACAATTAAACGCTGCATGGGAGCTAAGAGACATCAAAACACCCTTAAAAACCCCGTATGAACTCCTGATTTTGGCTTCTATTATTGAAAAAGAGACTGGGCGGTCTAGCGATCGACCTTTAGTTGCCTCGGTATTCATCAATAGATTAAATATCAACATGCCCTTACAAACGGACCCAACGGTAATTTATGGGATTGGACCCCGTTTTGATGGAAATTTACGGAAAACCGACCTTCGCAAAGACACTCCCTACAATACTTATATGCGTAAAGGTTTACCACCCACTCCCATTGCCATGCCCAGTAAAGAATCGCTGAGGGCAGCGGTACAGCCCGCCCAAAGTAATGCGCTTTACTTTGTGTCTCGCGGTGATGGCACGAGCCAATTTTCAAAGAGTTTAAGTGAGCATGAAAATGCAGTTGATCGATATCAGCGTAAGCAAGTCGCGCTGTCTCGAAAAACTACGCAATAATTAATGATTAATACATTTGTGACTAAGCTATGAGCAATCCATATCCCGGTTATTTCATCAGCTTTGAAGGCATCGATGGTGCTGGCAAAAGTACCCATATCGAAGCTTTCGGTGAGCTAATGAAAACCCGTTATCCAGATCGCGAGCTTGTTTTGACACGTGAGCCTGGAGGAACAGTTTTGGGCGAGCAATTACGCGAACTCTTGCTGCATACCCCCATGCATTTAGAAACCGAGGCTATGTTGATGTTTGCTGCCCGCCGTGAACATATTGCACAAGTTATTGAGCCCGCCTTACTTGCTGGCAAGATCGTGATCTCGGATCGCTTTACGGATGCGAGCTTTGCTTATCAAGGAGGAGGACGAGGCCTGAGTCTGGATAGGCTAAATCATTTAGAGCAGTGGGTACAAGGCCGTCCTGATGGCTCTCTACTCCAGCCCAATCTCACTATTTTATTTGATCTGCCTGGCTCGATAGCGGAAGCGAGAAGATCAAAAGTCCGTGCCCCTGATAAATTTGAGCAGATGGATCTGAATTTTTTTGAAAAAGTCCGCCAAGAATATCTGCGTAGGGCCAAAGCAGATCCCCAACGTTTTCATCTCGTAGATGCGACACAAACTCAGGATGTGATTTGGCATGGTTTGCAGTCATTGGAGATCCCGCTTTAGATGAGTGACGCCATCTTGGCCGAGGCGCCAGTGAAGAAAATCGCTCCCTGGCTGCAATCTATTTGGAATGGGCTAGACCTCACTGCTTTCCCCAGTGCTGTCTTGATACATGGTCAATCTGGTATTGGAAAATTTGAGTTTGCTATTGAGTTAGCGAATGCATTGTTATGCGAGAGCCCAGCGAATCAACCTAAACCTTGTCATGCCTGTGAAGCCTGTCGCTGGTTTAGCTCCGGTAATCATCCTGACTTTATTTCCTTAGTACCAGAAACACATCGCAAGTTACTACCGCAAGGTGACTTTGATACTGATATAGATAGCCCGAAAAAATCAAAAGCTGCTCAAGCGGACAGCGATGGTGAGGCTGCAGAAAAAAAAGAAAAGAAGAATATTTCTATTGAGGAGACTCGCAGCGCCATTGAAGGACTCTCGATTGGCTCACACCGTGGTGGTAATCGTGTAATTTTGATTTATCCCTTAGAAATGCTTAGACCGGACTCTGCTAATACCTTACTTAAGTCTCTTGAAGAGCCACCAGCTAGAACTATTTTTATTTTGTTAGCAGATCGTTTGGATAGGGTTCTGCCTACTATTCGTTCACGCTGTCGGCTGGCATCTGCTCCAAGGCCTGATCGCTCTGAGGGCTTGCTCTGGTTGAAGCATCAATTGTCTAGCGTCTCTGGACTGAAGTTAAATGATGGGGATGTGGAATCTATTTATGACGAGCAGGGTGGGGCACCATATGCTGTTTTAGATTCTTTACTCGCGCGCCATCATCAAGATGAAAAAGATGAACTGACTATTGCTATTCAGGCATCACGGTATTTATTACAAGCGATGTCGCAGGGTTCTCAAATTAATTGGCTTGATGCGGCTGAAAAGACCCAGAAAGCCCGTTACTCAGTTCTTCTAGCAACGATGCAACGCTGGACCTCAGATTTGCAGAGTTGCAAACAAATGGGTGAACCGAGGTTTTATCCAAAACACATCGCGAAGATCACAGCCCTTGCCCAGCAAGCGCGACTCGCCAAATTATTACTTTTTTGGAAGGCCCTGACGGTAGCTCGTCGCCATGAAAATCATCCTTTAGCAACCCGCGTCCAACTAGAGGCACTACTTTCTCAATATCAACAGATCTTTGAAGACTAAAATAGCAATCTATGTTTATAGATTCGCATTGCCACCTCGATTTCCCTGAGTTTTCATCTCGCCTTCCTGAGGTCTTGGCCAATATGGCTGCCTCTCAGGTAACCCATGCTTTATGTGTTTCTGTGGATATTCCAGATTTTCCTAAGGTTCGCCAACTCGCCCTAGATCACGCCCATTTGTATGCTTCTGTAGGTGTGCATCCCGATTACGAAGATACGCCCGAGCCCACCCTAGAATTTCTGCTCACTGAAGCACAGCACCCCAAAATCATCGCGATTGGCGAAACGGGCTTGGATTACTACCGTATGGGTGATAGAAGCTATGAATCCATGGAGTGGCAGCGTGAGCGCTTTAGAACCCATATTAGGGCGGCAATTGCCTCTAAAAAGCCCTTGATCATTCATACACGGTCTGCTTCAGAAGATACTCTGCGTATCTTGAAAGAGGAGGGTGCTGATCGGATAGGCGGGGTGATGCATTGCTTCACAGAAACCACTGAAGTAGCCAAAGCAGCCATCGATATGGGCTTCTATATCTCATTTTCAGGCATTGTGACCTTTAAAAGCGCCAAAGATCTACAAGCAACCTGTAAAGAGGTTCCTATGGATAGACTACTAATAGAGACGGATTCACCTTATTTAGCTCCGATACCGTATCGCGGCAAAACCAATGAGCCTGCCTGGGTATCCAAAGTCGGTGAATATGTTGCTGAGTTAAAAGGGGTTTCTGTTGCATCCTTGGCTAAACAGACTTCAGATAATTTTTTTCAATGTTTTCAATTAAATAGAGCAGCTTTATGAGAGTTTCATTTAAATACAAGATCCTTTTAAGCTCAGTATTCATCAGCTTTTCGGGTCTGGCTTTTGCCCAGACTGCGGCTCAAGTGGAGAGCTTTACCAAGGCAGCCAAGTTTGATGATGTATCTGAAATCAAAGCCTTGCTGAAATCAGGCATTAGCCCCAATACAGTCGATCCTATGGGCAATCCGATGCTAATCGTTGCCATCAAGGATAAATCCCCCAAAGCAATTGATCTTTTGCTTGCAGATAGCGCTATTGAGGCTAATTTAAGTAATAAAAATGGTGAAACCCCCTTAATGATCGCTGCTATTGAGGGTGAGTTTCCAGTAGTTCAAAAGCTAGTTCTCAATATGAAGGTGGATGTCAATAAGACAGGTTGGACACCATTGCACTATGCCTGTGCCAGTGGCAGGCTTGATATTGCTCAATTTTTGTTAAAACAAGGTGCCAAGGTCAATGCGCTTAGTCCAAGTGACACCACGCCACTGATGATGGCTGTAAGTTCTGGTAATGAAGAGCTAATTAAAGCGCTATTAGATCAAGGTGCTGACTTACAAATGCGTAATCATGAAGGCTTCTCAGCGATTGATGTGGCAGCATTATTTGATAAAGACCATATTCGTGATGGCTTAATGTCTCGTTGGGTAAAGCTTTATAAGAGCCCATATCCAGGCGGTCCTAAGAAGTTTGCTTCCTAGTCCTACTATAAATCCTATAAAAGTAACTGCGTATAATCATTATTATGTCAAATAAGAAATGGACCTTGATTTACTTGGCTTCCCTAGCGATGTGGAGCAATTGTAATGAATGATTTCTTGTCCTACTTTAGTGGGATAGATGACTTACCAAAGCTAGGGGTCCTGTTTACAGAAATTAATGGTGACATGGGTGGTGGCCAAATATGGATAGTCTTGACGTTGGTCTGCCTGATGCTGACTTTTCATGGCCTAGCAGTTCTCGGGATTGCTGGTACTTTTCACTGGACCGATCGCAAGCTAGAAA from Polynucleobacter antarcticus harbors:
- a CDS encoding NRDE family protein, with translation MCLILFAWQSHPDYPLVVAANRDEFYERDTEAMAWWNEHPHVLAGRDRADVLGSPGTWLGFTKTGRFAALTNVRAPSEKNPDARTRGELSVDFLTGKHQPHEYIQENAKRFEQYNGFNLLMADLSNPENAEMHWVSNRLMMGQQIRPRKVFPKQALNPGVYGLSNAMLDTPWPKVNHRIAAFAQALAMDRGELKNADQYLKLLADTHEASLQELPSTGVNPEWEKALSAAFIKTPVYGTRSSTLLRVRKDGNFEMVERRFDASGTIGHDVITGELSAAPGSNLSV
- a CDS encoding TatD family hydrolase, whose product is MFIDSHCHLDFPEFSSRLPEVLANMAASQVTHALCVSVDIPDFPKVRQLALDHAHLYASVGVHPDYEDTPEPTLEFLLTEAQHPKIIAIGETGLDYYRMGDRSYESMEWQRERFRTHIRAAIASKKPLIIHTRSASEDTLRILKEEGADRIGGVMHCFTETTEVAKAAIDMGFYISFSGIVTFKSAKDLQATCKEVPMDRLLIETDSPYLAPIPYRGKTNEPAWVSKVGEYVAELKGVSVASLAKQTSDNFFQCFQLNRAAL
- the mltG gene encoding endolytic transglycosylase MltG; its protein translation is MSKKFQRRSLFRKKPSFRSRYSYLLRLLLAVVALLLTLYAAIFLLPVIPNVTNIPADSKALPKESASYKVKILPQSGLSTISRQLVDQGIETYPIVFQIAARAIFVGTSLKPGTYLLPLNASLGNVILQIARGDRIRESIAIIPGMTIWQLRAVIDAHPALIHQTKGMSNKQLLQSLNLNYPSDEGIFFPDTYIFDPDDSDLFIYRRAAQAMQKQLNAAWELRDIKTPLKTPYELLILASIIEKETGRSSDRPLVASVFINRLNINMPLQTDPTVIYGIGPRFDGNLRKTDLRKDTPYNTYMRKGLPPTPIAMPSKESLRAAVQPAQSNALYFVSRGDGTSQFSKSLSEHENAVDRYQRKQVALSRKTTQ
- the msrB gene encoding peptide-methionine (R)-S-oxide reductase MsrB; this translates as MTKKTNQQYKQELSDIQYRVTREAATEHPFTGEFWDHWSKGQYTCVCCNTPLFDSSSKFDAGCGWPSYNVPKHGPAITEIKDMTHGMVRIEVRCTECDAHLGHVFNDGPEPTGLRYCINSASLRFLPSENAKPSDVG
- a CDS encoding protein adenylyltransferase SelO, encoding MPFTLRGDDVCQITQPTPLPDPYWVAFSPDVADLIGLKLTPEGLPSDPQCLELLAGNILTLDSIAFKDPIATAYSGHQFGVWAGQLGDGRAILLGDIHGQELQLKGAGKTLYSRMGDGRAVLRSSIREFLCSESMHALGIATSRALSVVGSKKPVVRETLETAAVCARVAPSFIRIGHFEHFASTENIVRLQELADLLLDSFYPECKQSKIPYLSLFTAIADRNAKLVAQWQSVGFCHGVLNTDNISALGLTIDYGPFGFLDQFEIDHICNHSDHGGRYAYHRQPQIMHWNMACLASAMLPLIELDHSEEEAQTLLRTALESFPITYAQEWQSIFRRKLGLKTEQSEDIALIENLLQIMNDSHVDFTSFFRKLSDIKKDAAAGSIQLRDEFIDREKIDLWFKDYLARLQSEPTSDQGRKSAMNQINPKYILRNHLAQAAIEKAQEGDYSETTLLLTLLSHPYDEQPEYEAYAQPPSENAEKISVSCSS
- a CDS encoding septation protein A, whose product is MKFLFDLFPIILFFVAFKYADIYTATIVAMVATIGQILWVYYRHRKIDAMQWVSLVMILVFGSLTIFLHDKTFIQLKPTALYWLFAAALFISAQFFNKNWIQVLMGKQITLKEPRSQSIWHQVNMAWSVFFLLMGALNLYIAFEFSEETWVNFKLFGSTGLLIFFVILQGVWLSRHMEETPE
- a CDS encoding ankyrin repeat domain-containing protein — translated: MRVSFKYKILLSSVFISFSGLAFAQTAAQVESFTKAAKFDDVSEIKALLKSGISPNTVDPMGNPMLIVAIKDKSPKAIDLLLADSAIEANLSNKNGETPLMIAAIEGEFPVVQKLVLNMKVDVNKTGWTPLHYACASGRLDIAQFLLKQGAKVNALSPSDTTPLMMAVSSGNEELIKALLDQGADLQMRNHEGFSAIDVAALFDKDHIRDGLMSRWVKLYKSPYPGGPKKFAS
- the ygfZ gene encoding CAF17-like 4Fe-4S cluster assembly/insertion protein YgfZ; translation: MTTSSQILSSPPSDLSSGLTLLPEWGLIFVEGPDAASLLQGQLSNSVLGLKRTMTGEIALGAGAVRLVGYCTPKGRLLSSAWLGLYPKSSDADDRFALFISKDIAASTAKRLAMFVLRSKVKVTDASDDWNIYGAYHLNNREQVHALENKEAAVLALQLPDVLSGGNSFKRILMAQEKFQGNDTVSDVEGLAQWNTLEVISAIPRIVLATQEQFVPQMINFESVSGVDFKKGCYPGQEIVARSQYRGAVKRRLQLAHLSDSPAALEISKPGTELFHSADATQPCGMVVLASRNADAPNQDSRIDLQVECKLEALENGQIHLGGADGPVLQIDTLPYPLIEI
- the tmk gene encoding dTMP kinase — encoded protein: MSNPYPGYFISFEGIDGAGKSTHIEAFGELMKTRYPDRELVLTREPGGTVLGEQLRELLLHTPMHLETEAMLMFAARREHIAQVIEPALLAGKIVISDRFTDASFAYQGGGRGLSLDRLNHLEQWVQGRPDGSLLQPNLTILFDLPGSIAEARRSKVRAPDKFEQMDLNFFEKVRQEYLRRAKADPQRFHLVDATQTQDVIWHGLQSLEIPL
- a CDS encoding DNA polymerase III subunit delta', which codes for MSDAILAEAPVKKIAPWLQSIWNGLDLTAFPSAVLIHGQSGIGKFEFAIELANALLCESPANQPKPCHACEACRWFSSGNHPDFISLVPETHRKLLPQGDFDTDIDSPKKSKAAQADSDGEAAEKKEKKNISIEETRSAIEGLSIGSHRGGNRVILIYPLEMLRPDSANTLLKSLEEPPARTIFILLADRLDRVLPTIRSRCRLASAPRPDRSEGLLWLKHQLSSVSGLKLNDGDVESIYDEQGGAPYAVLDSLLARHHQDEKDELTIAIQASRYLLQAMSQGSQINWLDAAEKTQKARYSVLLATMQRWTSDLQSCKQMGEPRFYPKHIAKITALAQQARLAKLLLFWKALTVARRHENHPLATRVQLEALLSQYQQIFED
- a CDS encoding PaaI family thioesterase; the protein is MNDKIQLNPETQLANLGQELNVPFLKLLGVRCLSAELGKGEILLALKPEHTNTWDVAHGGVLLTLMDVAMAVAARSGDPADRSVVTIEMKNNFMQAANGILRVKADTVRRTATMAFCEAKLYNDQGEVCCMATGTFKYLKRLATKNADGDRVIKEDLRQQSGSD